The following nucleotide sequence is from Nocardioides eburneiflavus.
ACATGACTTCTCCTGATGGGTTGTGGATGGGCATTCACGGGACGAGCACGACCCGGCCGCGTGCCTTGCCGAGGCCGACGAACTCGATGGCGTCGGCGGCGTCTCGCAGGGCGTAGGCCGCTTCGATGGCCGAGTGCACCTGTCCGCTCGCGAGGAGCGAGAGGACGGTCGCGAGGTCGGTGCGCTTCGGCGTCGCGAACAGCGGCCGCAGCCGTTGAGACACGAACGGGGAGAGGAGGGTCGCGGCAGCGAACCGGCGCATCCCCGTGACTGAGCGAGCCGTACCGCCCCCGACGACGACGTAGCGGCCGCCGGGGGTGGCCAGCCGGCGGGCGTGCAGCAGTGGCAGGTGGCCGACGAGATCCACCACGAGGTCGTGACCGGTACACGTGGTGAGGTCCTGGGTCAGGTAGTCGACGACGTGGTCGGCGCCGAACGAGCGGACGAGCTCGACGTTGCGGGTCGAGCAGACGGCGGTCACCTCTGTGCGGTACGCCTTGGCGAGCTGGACCGCGAACGAGCCGACGCCGCCCGATGCGCCGATCACCAACACCCGCCTGGCGGTGTCGATGCCGCCGGCGCGGAGTGCCTGGAGTGCGGTCACGCCGGCCGAGGGTGTCGCTGCAGCCTCCTCGAACGAGACTGCGTCCGGCTTCGCTAGCAGCGACGCCTGCGAGGCGGCCGCGTACGACGCGAAGGCGCCGTCGGCCCAGCCGACCACGGCGTCACCGTGCCGCCAGCCGGTCACACCCGGGCCGACGGCGACGACGGTGCCGGCGACATCGGTGCCGGGCACGGGACGCTTCGGGCGAGGCAGTCCGTAGGAGAGGCGGGCGGCGTAGGGCAGGCCCTCGACTGCGAGCGCGTCGCCGCGATTGATGCCGGCGGCGCGAACGCGGAGCACGACCTGGTCGTCGGCCGGAGCGGGCATGGTGGCCATGCGCTGCCCGAGGTCGGCGGGCGGTCCGTAGCGGGTGTGGGAGACGACGTGAACGGTGTCAGGGAGCTGTGTGGTCATGTCGTCGACGCTAGGAATCGTGGTAGGTCCGTGGCTTGGCATCGCGGGCCGTTCCGTTGACCGTTGCGGCCACGGGGTCAGTAAGGTGAGGTGGCGTGAGCAGCGTGCGGAGCTCCGTGGTGAGAGTGGTCGCGCGCGTGGCCAGCGCCCCGGCGAGTCCCATGGAACTGTTGGCGAGCATCGGGCTCACTGCCGACGTGGACCCGATGCGTGCGTCGCAGGAGGAGGTCGCGGCCGAGGACTACTACGACTTCCTCGAACGGGCCGCTCTTCCCGACGACCACGGTCTGCCCTACCGGTATGCCGACGAGCTGAGGCTCGACGACTTCAGCGCCCTGGGGCTGAGCCTGAAGACGGCGCAGACCCTTCGCGACGCCCTGCGCCGACTGGTGCGCTACATCCTGCTGCTCAGCGACACGCTCGAGTACGACCTGGTGGACCGGCACGACGGCGTTGCGACCTTGACCCTCACGCGCCCGGCGTCGCGTCGCGGCGCACGGCTGGCCAACGAGTGCGCACTCGCGGCGGTGGTCGGCGTGATGAGTGAGGCGTCCGGCAGCCGGGTGGTG
It contains:
- a CDS encoding NAD(P)-dependent alcohol dehydrogenase; this translates as MTTQLPDTVHVVSHTRYGPPADLGQRMATMPAPADDQVVLRVRAAGINRGDALAVEGLPYAARLSYGLPRPKRPVPGTDVAGTVVAVGPGVTGWRHGDAVVGWADGAFASYAAASQASLLAKPDAVSFEEAAATPSAGVTALQALRAGGIDTARRVLVIGASGGVGSFAVQLAKAYRTEVTAVCSTRNVELVRSFGADHVVDYLTQDLTTCTGHDLVVDLVGHLPLLHARRLATPGGRYVVVGGGTARSVTGMRRFAAATLLSPFVSQRLRPLFATPKRTDLATVLSLLASGQVHSAIEAAYALRDAADAIEFVGLGKARGRVVLVP